From Eremothecium sinecaudum strain ATCC 58844 chromosome III, complete sequence:
TCATAGACATTGCCCGCTTCTAATAGGCGCCCACCAATCACAGAGTGTAGATAGGGATCCCCAAACTTGTTTCTACTATTAAGCACCGACCAGTTATTCATACCAGTGACAAGATCCTTGATAGTAGGGTCCTTAGGATCCAACGAATTAATGATTTCAGCTAAGCGCCCAGTATTCTGTTCATCACAAGGAAATTTACCCAAGTCATATATTTCCAAAAGATAGCGGGTTAGGTCACTAGCTTCAGAGCTTTGACCAGCCTTTATAAAGGAGTGAATTCCATGGGTAATCAATTCAACAGCAGCTTGCCAGTTTTTAGCCCTTACGTACCGATTTGCCACTGTACGCAATGTTTGATGTGCCTCATAGTAGTCTGCAGCTTCAACCTTAGCGCTAAACCGTGAGAGTATTTTTGCAATCTTAGGATCAACCGCTTGGATCATAGTGCATAAATGTTAACTACTTTTGACCGATTCGTTGTTACTTCAAGGTCGCGTATTTTTCGATCGGCCATTTTATAGCAGCACGGCGCTCAATTTGCCCCCATTTTTGttttgaaaatattaaGGGCAAATATTACTTTACTACTAGCGCTAAGAAAAGTGCAAAAAGCAGAACTGTTGTTTTTAGAGGGTACGTTTACCATTCCATTATTCGAACACTCTCTGGATTTTAGGTGGTATGAGGGATCCAAGTGCTATTCAAATAATCAACGAGGCTAAGGAGTTTAATGATGCCACGTTGGATTATTTCCGTGAATGTACTAACAATCGTGATGTTGGGCTAAATTACCATGTTATATCTGTATTTGGTTCTCAATCAAGTGGCAAGTCGACGTTGTTGAATGCATTATTCAACACAAACTTTGATACTATGAATGCTCAGGTTAAAAGGCAGCAAACAACGAAAGGAATTTGGCTTGCGCATACAAGAGAAGTGTCTACAAAACAAAGTCATGTAGAAGAGAGTGAGGCACTCGATTTCTTTGTACTAGATGTGGAAGGTTCTGATGGTGCAGAAAGGGGTGAAGATAAGGATTTTGAACGTAAAGCGGCATTGTTTGCGTTAGCAACCTCAGAAGTGTTGATTGTGAATATGTGGGAGCAACAAGTTGGGTTATATCAAGGTAACAATATGGGATTGTTGAAAACTGTTTTTGAGGTCAATTTATCTCTTTTTGGACATAAGAAAGACAAACAGAAAATTGGTCTATTATTTGTAATTAGAGACTTCACTGGGTTCACTCCTATATCAAGTTTGAGTGAAACTTTGACTGCTGAGTTAGATGGAATGTGGTCAGAATTAAACAAACCTGCTGAAGCCGAAGATAGTACTATTTATGATTTTTTTGACTTGCATTTTACTGGACTAAGTCATAAATTATTCAAGCCTGAGGAGTTCGAGAACGATGTTCGAAAGTTGGGTGATCAGTTCATTGACAAAAAGAACAAAAACTACACTTTAAAAGATATTTATCATCAAGGCCTCCCGCTAGATGGCTGGGCATTGTATGCAGCTAATTGCTGGGAACAAATAGAGAGTAACAAAGACTTAGATTTGCCAACACAACAAACCTTAGTTGCTAGGTTTAAGACCGAAGAACTTGCTGCTAACGCGTATGATAATGCAATGTCTCAGTTCAATACTTTGAGTGCTGATCTCACTGGCTCTCAATTGGCGAAAGCGTTGAAACAATTAAAAGATTCCTGTCTAGATGAATACGATAGTTTTGCATCAAGATACATGAAGATCGTATACCttgaaaagagagatgCGCTATTGGAAAAACTACAGTCAAAGTTTAATAAATCTACGGAACTTTGTATCTCAGATCTAATTGAGAAATTAGTTCAAAACTTCCAATTACAGCTTTCAAATAAAACAAATAAGGACCCATTTGCTGAGAAAATCGATGCAGGGCGGCAGGAAGCGATAGCGAAGTTTGAGGAGGAGACGCGAGATTTTGTTCAGTTGGAAGTTGTCCATTCTTTAGAGGAACAGCATAAATCTCTACACGCTAGAATTGAACAAGTAGTGAACCAAGAACGGCGCAAAGAAATCAAATCAATTGTTTTAAAAGCGAAGAAGTATTTGCATCATAATTTAAGTGATAGTGTGGTTCATATGCTATCCCACCCCGACGAAAACGTTTGGAGTTCAGTCATGCAGAAGTTTAAAGAGCTTTGTTCTGCATCTTTTAAGAAATATGAGGTTTTGTCAAATAATACTGATCAAGCAGTTTTTGACTTTCAAGTTGGCGCAAGTCATGAAGAAAACATATCCATTCATGAGACAATACTATCCAATGCATGGACTATCTTGAGAGACCTTATTCATCAGTACTTGAAGGAAGATAATGTTGTTTCCATCATAAGGGACGTTTTTGAGAACCACTTTCGTTACGATGAAAA
This genomic window contains:
- the SEY1 gene encoding dynamin-like GTPase SEY1 (Syntenic homolog of Ashbya gossypii AGR264C; Syntenic homolog of Saccharomyces cerevisiae YOR165W (SEY1)), with translation MRDPSAIQIINEAKEFNDATLDYFRECTNNRDVGLNYHVISVFGSQSSGKSTLLNALFNTNFDTMNAQVKRQQTTKGIWLAHTREVSTKQSHVEESEALDFFVLDVEGSDGAERGEDKDFERKAALFALATSEVLIVNMWEQQVGLYQGNNMGLLKTVFEVNLSLFGHKKDKQKIGLLFVIRDFTGFTPISSLSETLTAELDGMWSELNKPAEAEDSTIYDFFDLHFTGLSHKLFKPEEFENDVRKLGDQFIDKKNKNYTLKDIYHQGLPLDGWALYAANCWEQIESNKDLDLPTQQTLVARFKTEELAANAYDNAMSQFNTLSADLTGSQLAKALKQLKDSCLDEYDSFASRYMKIVYLEKRDALLEKLQSKFNKSTELCISDLIEKLVQNFQLQLSNKTNKDPFAEKIDAGRQEAIAKFEEETRDFVQLEVVHSLEEQHKSLHARIEQVVNQERRKEIKSIVLKAKKYLHHNLSDSVVHMLSHPDENVWSSVMQKFKELCSASFKKYEVLSNNTDQAVFDFQVGASHEENISIHETILSNAWTILRDLIHQYLKEDNVVSIIRDVFENHFRYDENDVPRLWKNEEEIDGSFKISREHAFKMLDILSTVSIDGLEVEPDVKIQAEEDEYEKEDGSYQQQKFAQILDAIQKQKVIQQFKRFANLSVIEAKRSTMTSITHIPTWLYAVIVVLGWNEFMMVIRNPFFISLLLLLGTIFYSVHKLNLWGPLVTFTNQAFEETRTTVKKKLRALLMDEGDNKPITYQTKMESFEMVGMDNEEAE